In Rhinatrema bivittatum chromosome 1, aRhiBiv1.1, whole genome shotgun sequence, a single genomic region encodes these proteins:
- the LOC115094206 gene encoding sodium/potassium/calcium exchanger 2-like gives MGLTILAAGTSIPDLITSVIVARKGLGDMAVSSSVGSNIFDITVGLPLPWFLHCLSKKMAPVAVSSNGLFCAIVLLFIMLIFVILSIAGCRWKMNKVLGCAMFGLYFIFLVLSVLLEDRIILCPVSI, from the exons ATGGGCTTGACTATTTTAGCCGCTGGCACCTCTATCCCTGACCTCATAACCAGTGTTATTGTAGCACGTAAAGGACTAGGGGATATGGCTGTATCCAGCTCTGTTGGAAGCAACATTTTTGACATCACAGTGGG TCTTCCGCTGCCATGGTTCCTGCACTGTCTGTCCAAAAAGATGGCCCCAGTGGCTGTCTCCAGCAACGGCTTGTTCTGTGCCATCGTCCTGCTCTTCATCATGCTGATCTTTGTCATCCTCTCCATCGCTGGCTGCCGGTGGAAGATGAACAAGGTTCTCGGGTGTGCAATGTTTGGGCTCTATTTCATATTCCTGGTGCTCAGCGTACTCTTAGAGGATCGGATTATCCTGTGCCCTGTGTCCATATAG